One window of Aliarcobacter lanthieri genomic DNA carries:
- a CDS encoding dynamin family protein: MSANINILKSFVNEYKEQSIQNEIIYEDGLVGDIKKTIDKLLDEKFHPSLQLKTILNKQIRRARYPMEVAITGQFSAGKSTFLNALLSRNILPTGITPVTSKVNFINYGEEYKLKITYYSGVQEYAPIESIADFTDQREDQMKDIKYLTLYAPMPILKDISFVDTPGLNSQSQSDTDITRKVLRDVGGIIWLTLIDNAGKLSEAEVLEEYMQHFKNKSLCVLNQKDKLTEEQIKTTTKYVSEKFAKYFAKVVPISAIKALEGRASHKDILIEDEKNIILNTFKEYLAKDSSLDLFEKEFDKYISKIENIKISDNTDNTKLLEDSNIQEVLNFIDTTIRPQAAEAKEFAIKKDLKGFCDILVSEYETIIKVYDALIEILDSCEPRVVEAFDNIHKKYSKELFSIYNSLEDIMEKIAQETFKNIKRKKASRFEESKSLFGGKIEKFEYESFWIDSDAVYKALFYDDQTIDKMFKRSIKLLKNIELDADEAFRDVFRIVKNDIAKWQEHYELLRKQREIASDIEFSNTRHFAAKVYENVIREFYKAILENISALRKKFAYFNGALSYSYIQVTQATIAHFEQQIIESEELYKKEPSRFSINCPREDEIVAKLKANFGFEKIEDFLTSKRNYLFKIIKYSKEQYLDINKARVEFVQDKKREYLEKIDDIIKIKDDI, from the coding sequence ATGAGTGCAAATATAAATATTTTAAAAAGTTTTGTAAATGAGTATAAAGAACAATCTATTCAAAATGAAATTATTTATGAAGATGGATTAGTTGGTGATATAAAAAAAACTATAGATAAACTTCTTGATGAAAAGTTCCATCCATCATTACAACTAAAAACTATTTTAAATAAACAAATTAGACGTGCTAGATATCCAATGGAAGTTGCTATAACTGGTCAATTTAGTGCAGGAAAATCAACATTCTTAAATGCTCTACTTTCAAGAAATATTTTACCAACGGGTATTACTCCTGTTACCTCTAAAGTAAATTTTATAAACTATGGAGAAGAATATAAATTAAAAATTACTTATTATTCTGGTGTTCAAGAGTATGCTCCAATTGAAAGTATTGCTGATTTTACAGATCAAAGAGAAGATCAAATGAAAGATATAAAATATCTTACTTTGTATGCACCTATGCCTATTTTAAAAGATATATCTTTTGTTGATACTCCAGGTCTTAACTCACAATCTCAAAGTGATACAGATATTACAAGAAAAGTTTTAAGAGATGTTGGTGGAATTATATGGTTAACTTTAATAGATAATGCAGGAAAACTATCTGAAGCTGAAGTTTTAGAAGAGTATATGCAACACTTTAAGAATAAATCTTTATGTGTACTAAACCAAAAAGATAAATTAACTGAAGAGCAAATTAAAACAACTACAAAATATGTAAGTGAAAAGTTTGCAAAATATTTTGCTAAAGTTGTACCTATCTCAGCAATAAAAGCTCTTGAAGGAAGAGCAAGTCATAAAGATATTCTAATAGAAGATGAAAAAAATATTATTTTAAATACTTTCAAAGAATATCTAGCAAAAGATAGTAGTTTAGATCTCTTTGAAAAAGAATTTGATAAATATATAAGTAAAATAGAGAATATTAAAATAAGTGATAATACTGATAATACAAAACTTTTAGAAGATTCTAATATCCAAGAAGTTTTAAACTTTATTGATACAACAATTCGTCCACAAGCAGCTGAAGCAAAAGAGTTTGCTATTAAAAAAGATTTAAAAGGTTTTTGTGATATTTTAGTATCAGAATATGAAACAATTATAAAAGTGTATGATGCTTTAATTGAAATACTAGACTCATGTGAACCAAGAGTTGTAGAAGCATTTGATAATATTCATAAAAAATATTCTAAAGAATTATTTAGTATTTATAACTCTTTAGAAGATATTATGGAAAAAATTGCTCAAGAGACATTTAAAAATATTAAAAGAAAAAAAGCTTCAAGATTTGAGGAGTCTAAATCTCTTTTTGGTGGTAAAATTGAGAAATTTGAATATGAATCATTTTGGATTGACTCAGATGCTGTTTATAAAGCATTATTTTATGATGATCAAACAATAGATAAAATGTTTAAACGCTCAATTAAGCTTCTAAAGAATATTGAATTAGATGCTGATGAAGCATTTAGAGATGTTTTTAGAATTGTAAAAAATGACATAGCAAAATGGCAAGAACATTATGAACTATTAAGAAAACAAAGAGAAATAGCTTCTGATATTGAATTTTCTAACACTAGACATTTTGCAGCAAAAGTTTATGAAAATGTTATAAGGGAATTTTATAAAGCAATTTTAGAAAATATTTCTGCTCTAAGAAAAAAATTTGCTTATTTTAATGGTGCTTTATCTTATTCATATATTCAAGTTACTCAAGCAACTATAGCTCACTTTGAACAACAAATTATTGAAAGTGAAGAACTTTATAAAAAAGAGCCTTCAAGATTTTCAATAAATTGCCCAAGAGAAGATGAAATTGTTGCAAAACTTAAAGCAAATTTTGGTTTTGAAAAAATCGAGGATTTCTTGACTTCAAAAAGAAATTACTTATTCAAGATTATAAAATACTCAAAAGAACAATATTTAGATATAAATAAAGCTAGAGTAGAATTTGTACAAGATAAAAAAAGAGAATATCTCGAAAAAATAGATGATATTATAAAAATTAAAGATGATATATAA
- a CDS encoding dynamin family protein, which translates to MSLASDYFLLYHGISFEKNLDIEPLNTILDENNFTIFALIISANRKNYDKYINLTSFRTLCQNINIKTPSNINELHHIQNDIVEIILNNKTKKYINTIHSTFEYLKDENILNNENYSKLISLFDDKELENSNDELNTNLIKIDDDHKSSFKELKTSIENIILELKNELSNKEILLELENTNKYINNQKFSIGITGVMNAGKSTMLNALMGKEILGSAVVPETANLTIVKHNPSNNAKVFYWNTKEWEKIENSAKQLESMKDFVNETNKVFQDSLKDYIKPNSRFDEVDINDLASYTSAEHSGKKCNLVKYVELGSNLPFLQDGIEIVDTPGLDDPVIQREEITKEYISKCDMMLHLMNVSQSATLKDVEFIIDAVLYQNISKLLVVITRADTVSKANLEEVINYTKNSIQKQLKAQNKDSQLDHILKTIKFVPISGYMALLHRTGREEQALEAGFTLEDTGILEIENYLMDTLFGTSSQKGDLVIQSTKTQISRLIEKQIGFNNYELTLLSKSKDELEKELNEFNKKKELNKRFLSSMTEDINYYKNDAKSYINSLETFLQSELIELQNVIRQRVVNDVRYSLEKNKKRPENSRVKVIVETAVKDGIIDVIRDYRYKFIKKSQTIGEQCEQKYHDLGFAIGHKNDNFDARGFFQDDFKSGFLTSNNDILVNQIIQAVSNAKDGKINELDRILTDIIKNEFKAIEEDIKAKAKKVSSLLIDTFFTTLNAPLKAFEQRLQNEEQSLQNQLSSFEENDKNRAELSINIHKNIKKLENILLTIKGLH; encoded by the coding sequence ATGAGTTTAGCAAGTGATTATTTTTTATTATACCATGGTATTTCATTTGAAAAGAATTTGGATATTGAACCTCTAAATACAATTTTAGATGAAAATAACTTTACTATTTTTGCATTAATTATTAGTGCTAATAGAAAAAACTATGATAAATATATAAATCTAACCTCATTTAGAACTTTATGTCAAAACATAAATATAAAAACTCCTTCAAATATAAATGAACTTCATCATATTCAAAATGATATTGTAGAGATAATCTTAAATAATAAAACAAAAAAATACATCAATACTATTCATTCAACATTTGAATACTTAAAAGATGAAAATATATTAAATAATGAAAACTACTCAAAACTAATCTCTTTATTTGATGATAAAGAGTTAGAAAATTCAAATGATGAATTAAATACAAACTTAATTAAAATAGATGATGATCATAAAAGTTCATTTAAAGAATTAAAAACTTCTATTGAAAATATTATCCTTGAACTTAAAAATGAACTTTCAAATAAAGAGATATTATTAGAACTTGAAAATACTAATAAATATATAAATAATCAAAAATTTTCTATAGGGATTACTGGTGTTATGAATGCTGGTAAATCAACTATGCTAAATGCACTAATGGGAAAAGAAATACTAGGAAGTGCAGTTGTTCCTGAAACTGCAAATTTAACAATAGTAAAACATAATCCTAGCAATAATGCTAAAGTTTTCTATTGGAATACAAAAGAATGGGAAAAGATAGAAAATTCAGCAAAACAACTTGAAAGTATGAAAGATTTTGTAAATGAAACAAATAAAGTTTTTCAAGATAGTTTAAAAGACTACATAAAACCTAATTCAAGATTTGATGAAGTTGATATAAATGACTTAGCTTCTTACACTTCAGCTGAACATAGTGGAAAAAAATGTAATTTAGTAAAATATGTAGAATTAGGTTCTAATCTTCCATTTTTACAAGATGGGATAGAAATAGTAGATACTCCAGGTCTTGATGATCCTGTTATACAAAGAGAAGAAATTACAAAAGAGTATATTAGCAAATGTGATATGATGCTACATCTAATGAATGTATCCCAAAGTGCAACTTTAAAAGATGTTGAATTCATTATTGATGCCGTTTTATATCAAAATATTTCAAAGCTTTTAGTTGTTATTACAAGAGCAGATACTGTTAGTAAAGCAAATCTTGAAGAAGTTATAAACTATACAAAAAATTCAATTCAAAAACAACTAAAAGCTCAAAATAAAGACTCTCAATTGGATCATATTTTAAAAACAATTAAATTTGTTCCAATATCTGGATATATGGCACTATTACATAGAACTGGACGAGAAGAGCAAGCACTTGAAGCTGGATTTACTTTAGAAGATACTGGTATTTTAGAAATTGAAAACTACCTAATGGATACTTTATTTGGAACATCTTCACAAAAAGGTGATTTAGTAATACAATCTACAAAAACTCAAATAAGTAGATTAATAGAAAAACAAATAGGATTCAACAACTATGAGTTAACTCTTTTAAGTAAATCAAAAGATGAATTAGAAAAAGAGCTTAATGAATTTAATAAGAAAAAAGAGTTAAATAAAAGATTTTTATCTTCAATGACAGAAGATATAAATTATTATAAAAATGATGCAAAATCATACATAAATTCTCTTGAAACATTTTTACAAAGTGAATTAATAGAACTTCAAAATGTTATAAGACAAAGAGTAGTAAATGATGTACGATACTCTTTAGAAAAAAATAAAAAGCGTCCAGAAAATTCAAGAGTAAAAGTTATAGTTGAAACTGCGGTAAAAGATGGAATTATTGATGTAATTAGAGATTATAGATATAAGTTTATAAAGAAATCTCAAACAATTGGTGAGCAATGTGAACAAAAATATCATGATTTAGGTTTTGCAATAGGACATAAAAATGACAATTTCGATGCTCGTGGATTTTTTCAAGATGATTTTAAATCAGGTTTTTTAACTTCAAATAATGACATTTTAGTAAATCAAATAATCCAAGCTGTATCAAATGCAAAAGATGGGAAAATAAATGAATTAGATAGAATTTTAACAGATATTATCAAGAATGAATTTAAAGCAATTGAAGAAGATATTAAAGCTAAAGCAAAAAAAGTTAGTTCTCTTTTGATAGATACTTTCTTTACAACTTTAAATGCTCCATTAAAAGCCTTTGAACAAAGACTTCAAAATGAAGAACAAAGTTTACAAAATCAGTTATCTTCTTTTGAAGAAAATGATAAAAATAGAGCCGAATTATCTATAAATATTCATAAAAATATTAAAAAATTAGAAAATATCTTGCTTACAATAAAAGGACTACACTAA
- a CDS encoding fumarate reductase iron-sulfur subunit yields MSAQKGREITISVLKFNPRSKVSKPHFVEYKLEETPGMTLFIALTQIRENYDPDLSFDFVCRAGICGSCGMVVNGKPSLACRTLVSNYPSGKLQLMPMPAFELIKDLSVNTGKWMDGMSKRVESWVHNDHEVDISKLEDRIDPDVANDTFELDRCIECGICVASCGTALMRPNFVGPVGLNRVARFDIDPHDKRTADDFYELIGDDDGIFGCMSLMACEDHCPKHLPLQNKIAYLRRKLVALR; encoded by the coding sequence ATGAGCGCACAAAAAGGTAGAGAAATTACAATATCAGTTCTAAAATTTAATCCAAGAAGTAAGGTTTCTAAACCTCACTTTGTTGAATATAAATTAGAAGAAACTCCAGGTATGACTCTTTTTATTGCTTTAACACAAATCAGAGAGAACTATGATCCAGATTTATCTTTTGACTTTGTTTGTAGAGCTGGAATTTGTGGAAGTTGTGGTATGGTTGTAAATGGGAAACCATCTCTTGCTTGTAGAACACTTGTTTCAAACTATCCTTCAGGTAAACTACAATTAATGCCTATGCCTGCATTTGAACTTATTAAAGATTTATCAGTAAATACTGGTAAATGGATGGATGGTATGAGTAAAAGAGTTGAATCTTGGGTTCATAATGACCATGAAGTTGATATTTCTAAACTAGAAGATAGAATTGACCCAGATGTAGCAAATGACACTTTTGAATTAGATAGATGTATTGAATGTGGTATTTGTGTTGCTTCTTGTGGAACTGCATTAATGAGACCAAACTTTGTTGGACCAGTTGGATTAAACAGAGTTGCTAGATTTGATATTGACCCACATGATAAAAGAACTGCTGATGATTTTTATGAACTAATTGGTGATGATGATGGAATTTTTGGTTGTATGTCTTTAATGGCTTGTGAAGACCATTGTCCAAAACACTTACCATTACAAAATAAGATTGCTTACTTAAGAAGAAAATTAGTAGCACTAAGATAA
- a CDS encoding fumarate reductase flavoprotein subunit codes for MKINYCDALVIGGGLAGLRAAVAAQKKGLSTIVLSLVPVKRSHSAAAQGGMQASLGNSKMSDGDNEDLHFADTVKGSDWGCDQEVARMFVHTAPKAIRELAAWGVPWSRVKAGTREAVINAKKTTITEDEDRHGLITSRDFGGTKKWRTCYTADATGHTMLFGVANEALKHNVDIRDRKEALSLIHENNRCYGAIVRDLITGELEAYVAKGTCIATGGYGRIFKQTTNAVICEGTGAAIALETGIATLGNMEAVQFHPTPIVPSGILLTEGCRGDGGILRDVDGHRFMPDYEPEKKELASRDVVSRRMIEHIRNGKGVPSPYGYHVWLDISILGREHIEKNLRDVQEICQIFNGIDPADEGPKGWAPVLPMQHYSMGGIRTKPTGESQKLAGLFACGEASCWDMHGFNRLGGNSVSETVVAGMIIGNYFADYCLANDVTIPTATVQRFLDEQEAYLDEILSYNGTEDIFKIKNRMKELMDEKVGIFRSGEPLAEAVEELKELLQKTKQINIKSKEKSGNPELEEAYRVPKMLKVALCVAKGARDRTESRGAHYREDYLKRDDANWLSRTLTSWPSKDALEPEITYEPLDIMTMEMPPAFRGYGAKGMIIENELSAVRQAQVDETTEQMQAEGKDRHEIQHALMPFDLPMNYKEKNERAGDK; via the coding sequence ATGAAAATTAATTACTGTGATGCATTAGTTATAGGTGGTGGACTTGCAGGTTTAAGAGCTGCTGTTGCTGCACAAAAAAAAGGTTTAAGTACAATAGTTTTATCTTTAGTTCCTGTTAAAAGATCTCACTCTGCTGCTGCTCAAGGTGGTATGCAAGCAAGTTTAGGTAACTCTAAAATGTCTGATGGAGATAACGAAGATTTGCACTTTGCAGATACTGTAAAAGGTTCTGACTGGGGATGTGATCAAGAAGTTGCTAGAATGTTTGTTCATACTGCACCAAAAGCTATTAGAGAATTAGCAGCTTGGGGGGTACCTTGGTCAAGAGTTAAAGCTGGTACAAGAGAAGCTGTTATCAATGCTAAAAAAACAACTATTACTGAAGATGAAGATAGACACGGACTTATTACTTCAAGAGACTTTGGTGGTACTAAAAAATGGAGAACATGCTATACAGCTGATGCAACTGGACACACAATGTTATTTGGTGTTGCAAATGAAGCTTTAAAACATAATGTTGATATTAGAGATAGAAAAGAAGCTTTAAGCTTAATCCATGAGAACAATAGATGTTATGGAGCAATTGTAAGAGATTTAATAACTGGTGAGTTAGAAGCTTATGTTGCAAAAGGAACATGTATAGCAACTGGTGGATATGGAAGAATCTTCAAACAAACTACAAATGCAGTTATTTGTGAAGGAACAGGTGCAGCAATTGCTCTTGAAACTGGAATTGCAACTTTAGGGAATATGGAAGCAGTTCAATTTCACCCAACACCAATTGTACCATCAGGAATTTTATTAACTGAAGGTTGTAGAGGTGATGGTGGTATTTTAAGAGATGTTGATGGACATAGATTTATGCCTGATTACGAACCAGAGAAAAAAGAACTTGCTTCAAGAGACGTTGTTTCAAGAAGAATGATTGAACACATTAGAAATGGTAAAGGTGTACCATCTCCTTATGGATATCACGTTTGGTTAGATATTTCTATTTTAGGAAGAGAACACATTGAGAAGAACTTAAGAGATGTTCAAGAGATTTGTCAAATATTTAATGGTATTGACCCAGCAGATGAAGGTCCAAAAGGTTGGGCTCCAGTTCTTCCAATGCAACACTACTCAATGGGTGGTATTAGAACAAAACCAACTGGTGAATCTCAAAAATTAGCAGGTTTATTTGCTTGTGGAGAAGCTTCTTGTTGGGATATGCATGGATTTAATAGACTTGGAGGAAACTCTGTTTCTGAAACAGTTGTTGCTGGTATGATTATTGGTAACTATTTTGCTGATTATTGTTTAGCAAATGATGTAACAATTCCTACTGCAACTGTTCAAAGATTTTTAGATGAGCAAGAAGCTTATTTAGATGAAATTCTATCTTATAATGGAACTGAAGATATTTTCAAAATTAAAAATAGAATGAAAGAATTAATGGATGAAAAAGTAGGTATCTTTAGAAGTGGTGAACCATTAGCTGAAGCTGTTGAAGAGCTAAAAGAGTTATTACAAAAAACTAAACAAATAAATATTAAATCTAAAGAAAAATCAGGGAATCCAGAACTTGAAGAAGCATATAGAGTTCCAAAAATGTTAAAAGTAGCTCTTTGTGTTGCTAAAGGTGCAAGAGATAGAACAGAATCAAGAGGAGCACACTATAGAGAAGATTATCTAAAAAGAGATGATGCAAATTGGTTAAGTAGAACTCTTACTTCTTGGCCATCAAAAGATGCATTAGAACCAGAAATAACTTATGAACCACTTGATATTATGACAATGGAAATGCCTCCAGCATTTAGAGGTTATGGGGCTAAAGGTATGATCATTGAAAATGAATTATCAGCAGTGAGACAAGCTCAAGTTGATGAAACAACTGAACAAATGCAAGCTGAAGGAAAAGATAGACATGAAATTCAACATGCATTAATGCCTTTTGATTTACCAATGAACTATAAAGAGAAAAATGAAAGAGCAGGAGATAAATAA
- a CDS encoding fumarate reductase cytochrome b subunit, with amino-acid sequence MSDLIEGYLGKTTEGKKSRLPAKLDFIQSFTGGFLALFMWAHMMLVASILVSKDFMYQVTKLLEGSFIFEGGNPLLVSIVALVIFVIFITHAALGMRKLPGNFKQYQVIKAHSKSMNHDDTKLWFIQAFTGFAMFFLGSVHIYVIMTHPDQIGPYESSARVWEEYMWPLYILLLLAVEFHGTIGLYRLCVKWGWFDGDNPKATRKALKKVKWALTVFFLVLGFATLAAYMKIGYENSKNNIPRDSFKPSTAQIMNYELKTKSVGGIA; translated from the coding sequence ATGAGTGACCTAATAGAGGGTTATTTGGGAAAAACAACAGAAGGGAAAAAGAGTAGATTACCTGCAAAACTTGACTTCATTCAAAGTTTCACAGGTGGATTCTTAGCTTTATTTATGTGGGCACATATGATGCTTGTTGCATCTATTTTAGTGTCAAAAGACTTTATGTATCAAGTTACAAAATTACTTGAAGGAAGCTTTATATTTGAAGGTGGAAATCCACTCTTGGTATCAATTGTTGCTTTAGTTATTTTTGTAATATTTATTACGCATGCAGCTTTAGGTATGAGAAAGTTACCAGGTAACTTTAAACAATATCAAGTAATTAAAGCTCACTCAAAAAGTATGAATCATGATGATACAAAATTATGGTTTATTCAAGCATTTACTGGTTTTGCAATGTTCTTCTTAGGTTCAGTGCATATTTATGTAATAATGACTCATCCAGATCAAATAGGTCCTTATGAAAGTAGTGCTAGAGTATGGGAAGAATACATGTGGCCACTATACATTCTTCTATTATTAGCTGTTGAATTCCATGGAACAATTGGTTTATATAGACTCTGTGTTAAGTGGGGATGGTTTGATGGTGATAATCCAAAAGCAACTAGAAAAGCACTTAAAAAAGTTAAATGGGCTTTAACAGTATTCTTCTTAGTTTTAGGATTTGCAACACTTGCAGCATATATGAAAATCGGTTACGAAAACTCTAAAAACAATATTCCTAGAGATTCATTTAAACCATCAACTGCACAAATTATGAATTATGAATTAAAAACTAAAAGTGTTGGAGGAATCGCATAA
- a CDS encoding NADH-quinone oxidoreductase subunit N, which produces MSQFIYLIPTLLVLAGAITLLFMSMYEKVTVKSHIVVSSIFLILALIFALLNVNTLYSIQPYESFLNNVLTFDTFSNFFNILLILGTLLTLLIGEHYLQHRSYFKGEFFAILLFALFGMMILAQANELITAFIALEIASFSVYIMVGYNSDDSKRVEAIFKYLVLGSFIGAFYLLGMVLVYGATASTNLADIYTFISNGSNDLTLIYIGLTLIFFVFLFKIAAFPFQSWVLDIYRGAPMVITAYMASTFKIAIFSFFLRVILEYAAPIIDFWDGILQIVIILTLIFGTWLAITQQIVKRMLAASSIVHTGYLLLAFIALTSQGGSIVNIEAAYSIMFYLIAYLVSALGAFGLASHIISETNVKVTFNDFKGLAKQRPFLAAMMTIFMLSLAGIPGTIGFIGKVYVFTETIKAGYTALSVLAILATIVSVYYYLRLIAVMYFYPPQDSCKNEDFDDKRVSTYAILFVAILTVIGGIGSAVVFFIPALNIDTLINFAQLAVKSLFIN; this is translated from the coding sequence ATGAGTCAATTTATATACCTAATACCAACTTTGTTGGTTTTAGCAGGGGCTATTACTCTACTATTTATGAGTATGTATGAAAAAGTTACTGTAAAAAGTCATATTGTTGTATCTTCAATATTTTTAATTTTAGCATTGATTTTTGCATTATTGAATGTAAATACTTTATATTCAATTCAACCTTATGAGAGTTTTTTAAATAACGTATTAACATTTGATACTTTTTCAAACTTTTTTAATATTTTACTAATTCTTGGAACTTTATTGACTCTTTTAATTGGTGAGCATTACTTACAGCATAGAAGCTATTTTAAAGGTGAATTTTTTGCAATCTTACTTTTTGCTTTATTTGGAATGATGATTTTAGCACAAGCGAATGAATTAATTACAGCATTTATTGCTTTAGAAATTGCTTCATTTAGTGTTTATATTATGGTTGGATACAATAGTGATGATTCAAAAAGAGTTGAAGCTATTTTTAAATATCTAGTTCTTGGGTCATTTATTGGGGCATTCTATTTACTTGGGATGGTTTTAGTTTATGGAGCAACAGCTAGTACAAATTTAGCTGATATTTATACTTTTATATCAAATGGTTCAAATGATTTAACTCTTATTTATATAGGATTAACTCTTATTTTCTTTGTATTTTTATTTAAAATTGCAGCATTTCCATTCCAATCTTGGGTACTTGATATTTATAGAGGTGCTCCAATGGTTATTACAGCATATATGGCATCTACATTTAAAATTGCTATATTCTCATTCTTCTTAAGAGTTATATTAGAATATGCTGCACCAATTATAGATTTTTGGGATGGAATTTTACAAATTGTAATTATTTTAACTTTAATTTTTGGAACTTGGCTTGCTATTACTCAACAAATTGTAAAAAGAATGTTAGCAGCATCTTCAATAGTTCATACAGGATATTTACTTTTAGCATTTATTGCTCTAACTTCTCAAGGAGGAAGTATCGTAAATATTGAAGCTGCTTATTCTATAATGTTCTATTTAATAGCATATTTAGTATCAGCTTTAGGTGCATTTGGATTAGCTTCTCATATTATTTCAGAAACAAATGTAAAAGTTACTTTTAATGATTTTAAAGGCTTAGCAAAACAAAGACCATTTTTAGCCGCAATGATGACAATATTTATGCTTTCACTTGCTGGAATTCCTGGAACTATTGGATTTATAGGTAAAGTTTATGTATTTACTGAAACTATTAAAGCTGGTTATACTGCTTTATCTGTATTAGCAATACTTGCAACTATTGTTTCAGTTTATTATTATTTAAGACTTATTGCTGTGATGTATTTTTATCCTCCACAAGATTCTTGTAAAAATGAAGATTTTGATGATAAAAGAGTATCAACATATGCGATACTTTTCGTAGCAATATTAACAGTAATTGGAGGAATAGGTTCTGCTGTTGTATTCTTTATCCCAGCATTAAATATTGATACATTGATAAACTTTGCTCAATTAGCAGTTAAATCTTTATTTATAAATTAG
- a CDS encoding complex I subunit 4 family protein, which yields MSADILSFIIFLPAVVALGLLITTKDVNTIRNIAFLTTTVILALVLKVYIEFEPSSSMQFVTNVAWIETYGINYYLGLDGFSLTILMMIAILIPTSYLLLWEGKTKGYWINMLLVQSGVTGTLLSLDVVLFYFFWEVMLLPVFLLIGQYGFGNKVFTTIKVTVYTMAGSLLMLVAILYLGVAYHNEFGVWSFAYDKLMTISIIGYSEKVWLFLAFLAAFAIKIPLFPLHTWIMETYKNAPTGAVFILSSIMAKLGVYAVVRFMIPLFPEVYVDFATWFVIIGLFGLVYFGIAALMQDDIKRMFAYSSASHLSFIAAGIFSLNSYGINGALYLIIAHAIATGALFLLVGLMQEQTGFKTIKDLGGIAKKAPIFTFIFAIMLFANVGLPGTNGFVSELLIIFGVFNYNIYLGVIAGLSVIIGASYMLWMFQRAILQDRPEGSAELNMRDLKIKEIVGLIPWVILVFVMGFYPEVFIDKFEPTVTHYLQDILQIGATK from the coding sequence ATGAGTGCAGATATTCTTTCGTTTATTATATTTTTACCAGCAGTTGTAGCACTTGGTTTACTAATTACTACAAAAGATGTTAATACAATTAGAAATATTGCTTTTCTAACAACAACAGTTATCTTAGCATTAGTATTAAAAGTTTATATAGAGTTTGAACCAAGTTCAAGTATGCAATTTGTTACAAATGTTGCATGGATAGAAACATATGGTATAAATTATTATTTAGGACTAGATGGATTTTCTCTTACAATATTAATGATGATTGCTATATTAATCCCTACTTCTTATCTTCTTTTATGGGAAGGTAAAACTAAAGGTTATTGGATAAATATGCTTTTAGTTCAAAGTGGAGTTACTGGAACACTTTTATCTTTAGATGTTGTACTTTTCTATTTCTTCTGGGAAGTTATGCTTTTACCAGTTTTCTTATTAATTGGACAATATGGATTTGGGAACAAAGTATTCACAACTATTAAAGTTACAGTTTATACAATGGCCGGTTCACTTCTCATGCTTGTAGCAATACTTTATTTAGGGGTTGCTTATCATAATGAATTTGGAGTTTGGTCTTTTGCTTATGATAAATTAATGACTATTTCAATTATTGGTTATTCTGAAAAAGTATGGTTATTTTTAGCATTCTTAGCAGCATTTGCTATTAAAATTCCTCTATTTCCACTTCATACTTGGATTATGGAAACATATAAAAATGCTCCTACAGGTGCTGTATTTATACTATCATCTATAATGGCAAAATTAGGAGTTTATGCAGTTGTAAGATTTATGATTCCATTATTTCCGGAAGTTTATGTAGATTTTGCAACATGGTTTGTTATTATTGGTCTATTTGGGCTTGTTTACTTTGGAATTGCTGCACTTATGCAAGATGATATTAAAAGAATGTTTGCATATTCATCAGCTTCACACCTTAGCTTTATAGCAGCTGGTATTTTCTCATTAAACTCTTATGGTATTAATGGAGCATTATATTTAATAATTGCTCATGCAATAGCAACTGGAGCATTGTTCTTATTAGTTGGTTTAATGCAAGAACAAACAGGTTTTAAAACTATAAAAGATTTAGGTGGAATAGCTAAAAAAGCTCCAATCTTTACATTTATTTTTGCAATTATGCTATTTGCAAATGTTGGACTTCCAGGAACAAATGGTTTCGTATCTGAACTTTTAATTATTTTTGGAGTATTTAATTACAACATTTATTTAGGTGTTATTGCTGGATTATCTGTAATAATTGGAGCTTCTTATATGCTTTGGATGTTTCAAAGAGCAATACTTCAAGATAGACCGGAAGGTTCAGCTGAACTTAATATGAGAGATTTAAAAATAAAAGAGATAGTTGGACTTATTCCATGGGTTATATTAGTATTTGTTATGGGATTTTATCCAGAAGTATTCATAGACAAATTTGAACCAACAGTTACACATTATTTACAAGATATTCTACAAATTGGAGCAACAAAATGA